In the genome of Listeria cossartiae subsp. cossartiae, one region contains:
- a CDS encoding SpaA isopeptide-forming pilin-related protein, whose amino-acid sequence MKNFRHWRKLVIATIIGLLVFQNVSPVLATIKDDTTGTPTLKIIKEDTDTKEKINGSIFEVKDKASGETKELSIKENGTGTLDSLSAGEYIVKEKSAATGYALDEKAYNVTLSDKEEIVTSTSTKEKVGTAAPKTTQRANVKAVITDNIFTKVTLKDGNGDEINTSDRIQNGSGVVLNMNFAFSGKNYKAGDTFTTVLPDAFNFGTKNLSGNFLPSTEAEWTLDVTTRELTIKFLKDGVQEGDYNVNISTAFKVFTSTEETIQEVVFKTAGKDTVYQIEVVPVVNYPTTVSITANPGVVNPTKGQVDAKFNLTKEKDAKGELKLTDYTSGGTTTIDRDSIKVYASDVSAGGTFIGTKQLLVEGTDYTLTYSATSLTVTLNGGLAGKGYQVTYDRTINKPSDSLSYMSTQAYTVGDAGTLSSNSAYVYLTMTNYKHLEKKATYNGSTQSIDWKINFNFDQDEISPSTVLTDVLADNDVAYVADSLKIKRVTFHATNGSPIVGSDASSDWTTSAISANGNFDLTYKNTNTNAYEITYSTKITDFSDRKIKNEITDENGVSADATIAIQPDLLKKEAGTIDYFNNTMTWKITANSDRIKMGNLNITDEFSTGVKSLKSYTVRAYTDNTNSVLLTEGKDYTMNKDVTPAGFYLQLIGDYASTDKKIVVDFVTDIDLSDVTKTIDNKASISYYDGGIIKYVDEVTASMAPDPGMMTNGGKYGSYNSTTGNIDWIVSVNAMAKNYDNLIFDDAIPTGLTYVEGSLQYRNVASTSEMMNLYIPLNSVGTVAKTGDKNYPTKVDTTGNKLHLEFANLENSRVFIKYSTKPNENWYFYSYVQNTAKVSDNGVGEKSYSYQAYASKLFNAMTKTATIDPSFDNKVNWVVTLNNISPDRPINNPTITDTMKTGTTGAQVVKSSFKVMNETTGEDIDSKYYDITYTDNNFTIQFKDYKATAPIKVTYSTISLMSGLVSNTATTSSPDYGNLPMTYKSRTTSISPAFTIGSGSGTATIGSLEITKVDKKDNSKKLTGAKFQLYTLEGDKAGQEATTDSDGKIVMDGLQSGKYKLVETAAPTGYTISDEYKDGKEITVVADVATSVTIENTEQTGSAVLLKEDSVTKDAIAGAEFELQNADGTKVADNLVSNADGKIEVTDLAPGDYQFVETKAPTGYVLDATPAKFKVEFNQATAVNVTKENTAKTGSVVLTKLDSKSRSNLAGAEFELQTKLGVSLKDKVVTEANGQLQIDNLAPGDYQLVETKAPTGYDLDATPVEFTIEFNQKAPIQVTKTNTMSTGSVVLTKTDGETKAALANATFKLVDENNNITENLTTDASGKLEITDLVPGDYQLIETKAPAGYELDTVPVDVKITFDQKDTLQVTKTNLKTVVSGKVIAEFVDTKGNVLAEKEIHTGIVGEKYATKAKDIKGYKLTKQPTNQAGVFKETEQKVTFVYEKNKTPIVVNPDKPVTPVKPTKPVEPTKKPTVTPNLPSTGDESPYGIIFTGLFASIIGLFLLRKSKKVND is encoded by the coding sequence GTGAAAAATTTTAGACATTGGCGAAAACTAGTTATTGCAACCATCATCGGGCTACTAGTTTTTCAGAACGTTTCACCAGTTTTAGCAACGATAAAAGATGATACAACAGGAACTCCAACATTGAAAATTATAAAAGAAGACACGGACACGAAAGAAAAAATCAATGGCTCTATTTTTGAAGTGAAAGATAAAGCTAGTGGAGAGACGAAAGAGCTTTCTATCAAGGAAAACGGCACTGGGACACTAGATTCCCTTTCGGCTGGGGAATACATTGTAAAAGAGAAGTCAGCTGCGACTGGTTATGCTTTGGATGAGAAAGCGTATAACGTGACCCTTTCTGATAAAGAAGAGATCGTAACGTCGACTTCCACAAAAGAAAAAGTAGGAACTGCGGCGCCAAAAACAACGCAACGTGCGAACGTAAAAGCAGTAATTACAGATAATATTTTCACTAAAGTAACGTTGAAAGATGGAAATGGCGACGAAATCAATACTTCTGACCGAATTCAAAATGGTAGTGGTGTTGTGCTTAATATGAACTTTGCGTTTTCAGGGAAAAATTATAAAGCTGGGGATACATTTACAACCGTATTACCAGATGCGTTCAACTTTGGGACTAAAAATTTAAGCGGAAATTTCTTGCCGTCTACAGAAGCAGAATGGACACTAGATGTGACAACGCGTGAACTTACGATTAAGTTCCTAAAAGATGGCGTTCAAGAAGGCGACTATAACGTTAATATTAGTACGGCTTTCAAAGTATTTACATCAACAGAAGAAACGATTCAAGAAGTTGTTTTCAAAACAGCTGGTAAAGATACTGTTTATCAAATTGAAGTAGTTCCAGTGGTAAACTATCCAACTACTGTATCCATCACAGCGAATCCAGGGGTAGTGAATCCAACTAAGGGACAAGTGGATGCGAAATTCAACTTAACAAAAGAAAAAGATGCTAAAGGGGAACTGAAACTTACTGATTATACTTCAGGTGGAACGACCACGATTGATCGAGATAGCATCAAAGTGTACGCAAGTGATGTTAGTGCTGGGGGAACATTTATTGGTACGAAACAATTACTAGTAGAAGGCACAGATTATACGCTAACTTATTCCGCAACTTCTCTAACGGTTACATTAAACGGTGGGCTTGCTGGGAAAGGCTACCAAGTAACCTATGACCGCACAATCAATAAACCGAGTGATTCACTTTCTTACATGTCTACACAAGCTTACACAGTAGGCGATGCAGGTACATTATCAAGCAACTCCGCTTATGTTTACCTGACAATGACAAATTACAAGCATCTCGAGAAAAAAGCTACTTACAACGGCTCAACACAAAGTATTGATTGGAAAATTAATTTTAACTTTGATCAAGACGAAATATCTCCTTCAACAGTGCTTACTGATGTTTTAGCAGATAACGATGTCGCTTATGTAGCAGATTCACTTAAAATTAAACGAGTAACTTTTCACGCAACTAATGGGTCGCCAATCGTCGGAAGTGATGCTTCAAGTGATTGGACAACCTCAGCAATCTCGGCAAATGGGAATTTTGATTTAACGTATAAAAACACTAATACCAACGCATATGAAATCACTTATTCAACGAAAATCACCGACTTTAGTGATCGTAAAATTAAAAATGAAATTACAGATGAAAATGGTGTTTCCGCTGACGCAACGATCGCGATTCAACCAGATTTACTGAAAAAAGAAGCTGGAACAATTGACTATTTTAATAACACGATGACATGGAAAATCACTGCCAACTCTGACCGAATTAAAATGGGAAACCTGAATATCACGGATGAATTTTCTACTGGGGTAAAAAGCCTTAAGAGCTATACCGTTCGTGCTTATACAGATAATACCAATAGCGTATTATTAACAGAAGGTAAAGATTATACGATGAATAAAGATGTAACACCAGCTGGTTTTTATTTACAACTTATCGGCGATTATGCTTCCACAGATAAAAAAATTGTCGTTGATTTTGTCACAGATATTGACCTTTCTGATGTAACAAAAACGATTGATAATAAAGCATCCATTTCTTATTACGATGGCGGGATTATCAAGTATGTTGATGAAGTAACTGCTTCAATGGCACCTGATCCAGGCATGATGACAAATGGTGGTAAGTACGGATCATACAACTCTACTACTGGGAATATCGATTGGATTGTATCTGTAAATGCTATGGCGAAAAACTATGACAACTTGATTTTTGACGACGCTATTCCAACTGGCTTAACATACGTAGAAGGTTCACTACAATATCGTAATGTGGCTTCTACAAGTGAGATGATGAATCTATATATCCCGCTTAACTCTGTTGGAACAGTAGCCAAAACAGGTGATAAAAACTATCCAACAAAAGTCGATACCACTGGGAATAAATTACATTTAGAATTTGCTAACTTGGAGAATTCACGCGTATTTATTAAATACAGTACCAAACCAAACGAAAACTGGTATTTCTACTCCTACGTACAAAACACTGCGAAAGTGAGCGATAATGGAGTAGGCGAAAAATCATATAGTTACCAAGCTTACGCAAGCAAACTTTTTAATGCAATGACAAAAACAGCTACGATCGATCCATCTTTTGATAATAAAGTTAACTGGGTTGTTACACTTAACAACATTTCACCAGATCGTCCTATTAATAACCCAACAATTACAGATACAATGAAAACAGGAACAACTGGAGCACAAGTAGTAAAAAGTAGCTTTAAAGTAATGAATGAAACGACAGGCGAAGATATTGACTCAAAATATTATGATATCACTTATACCGACAATAATTTCACTATCCAATTCAAAGACTATAAAGCAACTGCACCAATTAAAGTAACCTATAGTACAATCAGCTTGATGTCGGGACTTGTTAGTAACACAGCAACAACTTCTTCTCCTGACTACGGTAATTTACCAATGACCTATAAATCAAGAACAACAAGCATATCTCCAGCCTTCACTATTGGTAGTGGTAGCGGGACGGCGACAATTGGTTCCCTTGAAATTACTAAAGTTGATAAAAAGGATAATTCGAAAAAACTAACAGGAGCCAAATTCCAGCTTTATACGCTTGAAGGGGATAAGGCTGGACAAGAAGCAACAACCGATTCAGACGGGAAAATCGTCATGGACGGGCTTCAATCCGGAAAATATAAACTCGTTGAAACAGCAGCACCAACTGGTTATACGATTAGTGATGAATACAAAGATGGTAAAGAAATTACAGTTGTCGCTGATGTAGCTACTAGCGTTACAATTGAAAACACTGAGCAAACTGGTAGCGCAGTTCTTTTAAAAGAAGATAGTGTAACAAAAGATGCTATTGCAGGAGCAGAATTCGAATTGCAAAATGCAGACGGTACAAAAGTTGCTGATAACTTAGTATCTAATGCCGATGGTAAAATCGAAGTAACAGACTTAGCGCCAGGAGACTACCAATTTGTCGAAACAAAAGCGCCAACTGGCTATGTTCTTGATGCAACACCGGCGAAATTTAAGGTTGAATTTAACCAAGCAACTGCTGTGAATGTTACAAAAGAAAACACAGCGAAAACTGGTAGTGTGGTTCTTACTAAGCTAGATAGTAAATCAAGAAGTAATTTAGCTGGGGCAGAGTTTGAACTACAAACAAAACTGGGGGTAAGTTTGAAAGACAAAGTAGTGACAGAAGCAAATGGGCAACTGCAAATTGATAACTTAGCACCAGGAGATTATCAATTAGTCGAAACGAAAGCTCCAACAGGTTATGATTTAGATGCTACACCAGTTGAATTCACCATTGAGTTCAACCAAAAAGCACCAATTCAAGTAACAAAAACAAACACGATGTCTACTGGTTCTGTTGTACTAACGAAAACAGATGGTGAGACAAAAGCAGCTCTTGCAAATGCAACATTCAAATTAGTAGATGAAAATAATAATATTACAGAAAACCTAACTACAGATGCATCTGGGAAACTGGAAATAACTGATTTAGTACCTGGTGATTATCAATTGATTGAAACAAAAGCACCAGCAGGCTATGAATTAGATACAGTTCCTGTTGATGTGAAAATCACTTTTGATCAAAAAGATACGTTGCAAGTTACGAAAACGAACTTAAAAACAGTAGTGAGCGGCAAAGTAATCGCAGAATTTGTCGATACAAAAGGCAATGTATTAGCAGAGAAAGAAATTCACACTGGCATCGTTGGCGAAAAATATGCAACAAAAGCAAAAGATATCAAAGGTTACAAACTAACAAAACAACCTACGAACCAAGCGGGCGTATTCAAAGAGACAGAACAAAAAGTAACTTTCGTATACGAGAAAAACAAAACGCCAATCGTCGTAAACCCGGATAAACCAGTCACACCTGTCAAACCAACTAAACCGGTTGAACCGACGAAGAAACCAACCGTAACACCAAATCTTCCTTCAACAGGAGATGAGTCGCCATACGGAATAATCTTTACTGGATTATTCGCTAGCATCATCGGGCTATTCTTATTAAGAAAATCTAAAAAAGTAAATGATTAA